The following coding sequences lie in one Aspergillus puulaauensis MK2 DNA, chromosome 3, nearly complete sequence genomic window:
- a CDS encoding type I iterative PKS (COG:Q;~EggNog:ENOG410PVV8;~InterPro:IPR016036,IPR016035,IPR016039,IPR018201, IPR042104,IPR014030,IPR011032,IPR013968,IPR013154, IPR001227,IPR032821,IPR014031,IPR014043,IPR020806, IPR020807,IPR020843,IPR020841,IPR013149,IPR029063, IPR036736,IPR036291,IPR013217;~PFAM:PF16197,PF00109,PF08659,PF13489,PF01209, PF08240,PF02801,PF00698,PF13847,PF13649,PF13602,PF14765, PF00107,PF08242,PF08241;~SMCOG1021:malonyl CoA-acyl carrier protein transacylase;~antiSMASH:Cluster_3.12;~go_function: GO:0004315 - 3-oxoacyl-[acyl-carrier-protein] synthase activity [Evidence IEA];~go_function: GO:0016491 - oxidoreductase activity [Evidence IEA];~go_function: GO:0016740 - transferase activity [Evidence IEA];~go_function: GO:0016746 - transferase activity, transferring acyl groups [Evidence IEA];~go_function: GO:0031177 - phosphopantetheine binding [Evidence IEA];~go_process: GO:0006633 - fatty acid biosynthetic process [Evidence IEA];~go_process: GO:0055114 - oxidation-reduction process [Evidence IEA]), protein MTPSIIVGDVANGGLRTHEGPPLPPSNSTYMSGTNSTHTNGTNGTHANGTHDATRPENDAAPIAICGMGVRLPGGIRSSSDLFTFLFNKGDARNIVPPDRYNVEAYYDPSGKPGTMNTKHGYYLDDINLGDFDASMFGMSNAELSTLDPAQRLLLEVTREALESAGEGDFRGSNIGTFIGDFTEDWQDMQNIDLLNHQPYLMLGRSDFALANRIAFEYDLLGPSVTTKTACSATAEAVHQAVLAIRSGSCSGAVVGGANVIITPRTSISMSMLGLLAPDGNCKTFDASADGFARGESVCALYLKRLDEAVRDGNPIRAVIRACDSNADGGDGSRTFGTPNPRAQEALIRQTYASAGVSLGDTKVVELHGTGTVVGDPLETAAVAQCFGGDDRLYIGSVKPNLGHGEGASALTSIVKSIVALENKTLLPNIKFNNPNPKIPWHRNLHVPVEPTPWPDATQERISINSFGLGGSNVHLVLDSAESMRVASQPCQQMINGHSLPTRRTLFLISGNSEPAITELSATYADYLQKNPSRQDAMAYTLASRRERLKLGSYCIADGVSISKPATPSDSKGVHAVAFVFTGQGAQWVGMGREMVEENIAFLASIDEMDQVLRSVEHPPDWTLRELLRLSPSTDKDAFTPPDVSQPLCAALQIAYVDALAAWDIKPSAVVGHSSGEVAAAYAAGVLTRREAIIAAYYRGYACARCETPGAMAAVGLGSEEVKRYLKPGVVLACENSNASVTISGDVDAVKETMASLQQEKPNVFVRQLRVPIAYHSHHIRAIGELYRSLVSPSLAPKPPTVPFYSTVYGRIVRESKALDAQYWQLNIEQPVLFRTAVSKMLADLSTTAYLEIGPHSAMAGPLRQIFKEADNTSAPYTSVAERAQDAAHTFLSAIGNLFCFGITPRVPVSENAFTLPDLPTYPWSYTTPYWSETRMTAAWRFRKHRPHELLGQRILESSDLEPAWRNLLRLSDVPWLMGHCVEKDVVFPAAGYIAMAGTAVSQLPGSRSEYTVQHVSLAAAMLLEEGKTIELVTTLRKHALTSSNDSRWWEFSICSETRGNWTKHCWGLVTDGCAVACPSERDVDVAPFRRPVDAKRWYQALSRTGLNYSDRFIGLQDMTASPVDMKASLSISDRQTDGEKYVLHPSTLDIVLQSWSVAATRGEYRQLDKMFLPTFIEKFYVGPGGHQGTLRVRTTAQESAVLALGDSYGVTATNEVAFVLAGFQGTRMNGAIKQDAPATNAWSIQWHPAIDFADPGTLVRPTQDMTDAFMLAEQVRILCAVQIAYEAATVSSLAQPFFAHFVAGVARQLDQIDQGQSKVRDAVELKALDREARMNKLARWREESKGSPVEATVEALWRTCKSIKDVLQGRQDFLDLLLTDGTLQKLYDEYNAWSDNRVFFQVLGLNKPQLRVLEIGAGTGSLTAVVLEALHSATGERLYGEYTITDISAGFINQTKERFSQYQNLKFSVCDIAVDPLEQGFEAGSYDLILASNVLHATPNVTQTLKNCRMLLKPDGQIYLQEVCSEAKFPDLIFGLFEGWWVGREDGRVDRPVLSEDEWDTRLRHSGFQGIQFAIRDNNHPDLFTISNIVARAGFDPAEEHTETRVTLLKPSTELGQFGQVVKSILEGAGYSIDEFEWGSKLPEQQDIISLMDVDDTRPALLADINSIDLARFVETVEDFSGQALLWLMRSAQTECFDPHQGKMLGMARCIRAEMAIDFVTVELDRLDQETGHAVASILKTVRQAQQTVSDTDDSLDIESEYVVRQSQILVSRMHNLSVEKALAATCAPFDAKHLTLGQPGMLQTMSWAGHRLAPLAPGDVQVRILYAGLNFHDVAEAMGIMDPDGHSDSDGYHGLGAEGTAIVTAVGDDVKHVSVGDRVVFMEIPTGAFATELQMPADLVIRAPGNVSDEDAAGLTVPYLTVLWGFMEKAHLRRGQTVLIHSAAGGVGIAAIHVARWLQADIYCTVGSPEKVDFLTKELGVPRDRIFHSRDDSCIAELMRATNGAGVDVVLNSLSGEMLHASWKCVAREGCMLDLGKRDFLGRGRLAMRPFADNRSFVGIDLAALSVHSKHKVAPLLQLMVQLLRDEQIFPLHPTTVFKAGRIQDAFRYMQKGVHRGRIAIKMPGNHEALPLSPTTPKPTFKPDAVYLLSGGLGGLGRSVLSWMVSHGARHLAVLSPTAGTRDEHMQFIEELRERGCELRCFAGDVSNIGCVRGVVHALQTAGRQIRGVLQLAMVLRDTGFVNLDHASWTTVANPKVQGTLNLHHVLPNDMDFFLMFGTTSGTLGAYGQSNYAAANSFLDSFTHFRHGLGLPAAVLDIAAVGDVGYVASTKDVAERLERTLSRFMSEADFLYGLQLTLERSADKYTSPPPPTPTTAYQDSAQIILYNELTRPLSDPQNTMSWRRDPRLSIFRNNQDFTAEAATSGSESLRSFLASLPSEPEKLNDPATVTFLAQEIARRVFSFLMKEDVAIDTSQTLMSMGADSLVAIETRNWWKHALAVDITVLELTNGGHTMVFLGELAVERLKGKFLHSAS, encoded by the exons ATGACGCCGAGCATCATAGTCGGCGATGTCGCGAACGGCGGCCTTCGCACCCACGAAGGCCCTCCATTGCCTCCATCCAACAGCACCTACATGAGCGGGACAAACAGCACACACACCAACGGCACCAACGGTACCCACGCCAATGGAACCCATGATGCAACGAGACCAGAGAATGACGCCGCCCCAATCGCCATCTGCGGCATGGGTGTGCGCTTACCAGGCGGAATCCGCAGTTCATCCGAcctcttcaccttcctcttcaacaagGGCGACGCGCGGAACATCGTCCCCCCAGACCGATACAACGTCGAAGCCTACTACGACCCTTCCGGGAAACCGGGCACCATGAACACAAAGCACGGGTACTACCTAGACGACATCAACCTGGGGGACTTCGACGCCTCGATGTTCGGCATGTCCAATGCTGAACTATCGACGCTCGACCCGGCGCaacgcctcctcctcgaagTGACACGCGAAGCACTCGAGTCAGCGGGTGAGGGAGACTTCCGCGGATCGAATATCGGGACCTTCATTGGAGATTTCACGGAGGATTGGCAGGATATGCAGAACATCGATCTGCTGAATCACCAGCCGTATCTGATGCTGGGGAGGTCGGACTTTGCGCTTGCGAACCGAATTGCATTCGAGTATGATTTGCTTGGGCCCAGcgtgacgacgaagacggcctGCTCTGCGACGGCCGAGGCAGTCCACCAGGCAGTGCTGGCCATTCGGTCTGGGTCTTGTTCTGGGGCTGTCGTGGGAGGGGCGAATGTGATTATCACGCCGAGAACGAGCATCTCCATGTCGatgctggggctgttggCGCCGGACGGCAACTGCAAGACCTTTGATGCGAGTGCTGATGGGTTTGCTCGCGGGGAGTCGGTGTGCGCGCTGTACCTGAAGCGTCTTGACGAGGCAGTCCGAGACGGAAACCCCATCCGCGCTGTCATCCGCGCGTGTGATAGCAATGCTGACGGCGGGGATGGGTCGCGGACATTCGGGACACCGAACCCCAGGGCGCAGGAGGCGCTGATCCGGCAGACTTATGCTTCTGCGGGAGTGTCGCTTGGGGATACCAAGGTTGTTGAGCTACACGGTACAGGGACCGTGGTTGGGGATCCGTTAGAGACAGCAGCTGTTGCGCAGTGCTTCGGTGGTGACGACCGGCTTTATATCGGGTCTGTGAAGCCCAACCTGGGGCATGGAGAGGGTGCGTCTGCTTTGACGAGTATAGTAAAGTCGATCGTAGCATTGGAGAATAAAACGCTCTTGCCCAATATCAAGTTCAACAATCCGAACCCCAAGA TTCCCTGGCATCGGAATCTGCATGTCCCGGTAGAGccaacaccatggccggaTGCGACGCAGGAACGAATCAGTATCAACTCGTTCGGTCTGGGAGGGTCCAATGTACAT TTGGTCCTCGACTCCGCCGAGTCCATGCGAGTCGCATCACAACCTTGTCAGCAAATGATCAATGGCCACAGTCTCCCCACGCGCAGGACCTTGTTCCTGATATCCGGAAACAGTGAACCGGCAATCACGGAGTTATCGGCCACTTACGCAGACTACCTGCAAAAGAACCCATCACGGCAGGACGCCATGGCTTACACTCTTGCCTCACGACGCGAACGTCTGAAGTTGGGCAGTTATTGCATCGCGGACGGTGTCAGCATTAGCAAGCCCGCTACTCCATCGGATAGCAAAGGAGTCCACGCGGTTGCATTCGTCTTTACAGGACAGGGAGCGCAGTGGGTGGGCATGGGCCGCGAAATGGTAGAAGAAAACATCGCCTTCCTTGCGAGCATCGACGAGATGGATCAAGTGCTGCGATCCGTGGAGCATCCTCCTGACTGGACCTTACGAGAGCTGTTACGGTTGAGTCCCTCGACAGACAAGGATGCGTTTACTCCCCCGGACGTGTCGCAGCCTCTGTGTGCAGCCTTGCAGATCGCCTACGTGGATGCCCTTGCGGCGTGGGATATCAAGCCATCCGCTGTCGTCGGACACTCCAGTGGTGAAGTCGCCGCGGCGTATGCTGCCGGGGTGTTGACAAGGCGAGAGGCCATTATTGCTGCCTACTATCGGGGATACGCCTGTGCGCGATGCGAGACCCCCGGGGCCATGGCAGCCGTCGGTTTGGGCAGTGAAGAGGTTAAGCGGTATCTGAAGCCTGGTGTCGTGCTGGCGTGCGAGAACAGCAATGCGAGTGTGACCATCTCTGGCGACGTCGATGCTGTCAAAGAGACCATGGCGAGCCTGCAGCAGGAAAAGCCCAATGTGTTTGTCCGCCAGCTTCGCGTGCCCATCGCATATCATTCCCATCACATCAGGGCCATCGGCGAGCTCTATAGGTCTTTAGTTTCACCATCTCTGGCGCCAAAACCCCCAACTGTACCATTCTACTCAACGGTCTACGGTCGAATAGTCCGCGAAAGCAAGGCCCTGGATGCCCAGTACTGGCAATTGAACATCGAACAGCCAGTACTCTTCCGCACCGCAGTGTCGAAGATGTTAGCTGATCTGTCCACCACCGCATACCTAGAAATAGGTCCTCACTCGGCCATGGCCGGGCCCCTTCGCCAGATATTCAAGGAGGCGGACAATACATCAGCACCGTACACGTCGGTTGCTGAACGGGCCCAAGACGCTGCCCATACTTTCCTTTCTGCCATCGGCAACCTCTTTTGTTTCGGTATAACACCGCGAGTCCCAGTCTCCGAAAACGCCTTCACTCTTCCTGACCTCCCCACCTACCCTTGGAGCTATACAACGCCCTACTGGTCTGAAACTAGAATGACGGCTGCCTGGCGCTTCCGTAAACACCGTCCACACGAGCTCCTCGGCCAACGGATCCTCGAGAGCAGTGATCTCGAGCCCGCATGGAGGAACCTCCTCCGCCTTAGCGATGTCCCATGGCTGATGGGCCACTGTGTTGAGAAGGACGTTGTCTTCCCTGCAGCTGGGTATATAGCCATGGCTGGGACGGCGGTATCCCAACTACCAGGTTCAAGATCAGAGTACACAGTACAGCATGTGAGTCTCGCCGCTGCAATGCTACTAGAGGAGGGAAAGACCATCGAGCTCGTGACGACGCTTCGCAAGCACGCCTTGACTTCGTCGAATGACAGTCGGTGGTGGGAGTTTTCCATTTGCTCTGAGACTAGAGGGAACTGGACGAAGCACTGCTGGGGTTTGGTCACGGACGGATGTGCCGTGGCCTGTCCGTCTGAACGAGACGTGGACGTTGCGCCGTTCAGACGCCCGGTTGATGCAAAACGGTGGTACCAGGCTCTATCGCGGACTGGGCTGAACTATAGCGATCGCTTCATTGGGCTTCAGGACATGACCGCCAGCCCTGTCGATATGAAAGCATCGCTGAGCATATCGGATCGGCAAACCGACGGCGAGAAGTACGTCCTGCACCCATCGACCCTAGATATCGTCTTGCAGTCCTGGTCCGTCGCAGCTACAAGGGGAGAGTATCGCCAGCTCGATAAGATGTTTCTCCCCACGTTCATCGAGAAATTCTACGTCGGACCGGGCGGGCACCAGGGCACGCTTCGAGTGCGCACAACGGCTCAGGAGTCTGCAgtgctggcgctgggagATTCCTACGGAGTGACAGCTACTAATGAGGTCGCATTCGTGCTAGCAGGATTCCAAGGCACGAGGATGAACGGGGCCATCAAGCAGGACGCGCCCGCGACAAATGCGTGGTCGATCCAGTGGCATCCAGCCATTGACTTTGCAGACCCCGGGACCCTGGTCCGTCCTACGCAGGACATGACTGATGCCTTTATGTTGGCGGAGCAAGTTCGTATCTTGTGCGCCGTGCAGATTGCGTACGAGGCTGCTACTGTCTCGTCGCTGGCGCAGCCATTCTTCGCGCACTTTGTGGCTGGGGTGGCGAGGCAACTAGATCAGATCGACCAGGGCCAGTCCAAGGTGCGCGATGCCGTGGAACTCAAGGCACTCGATCGAGAAGCCCGGATGAATAAACTTGCCCGGTGGCGTGAAGAGAGCAAAGGGAGCCCCGTCGAGGCAACGGTCGAAGCGCTCTGGCGCACCTGCAAAAGCATCAAGGATGTTCTTCAAGGCCGCCAGGATTTCCTagacctcctcctcacagaCGGCACATTGCAAAAGCTGTACGACGAGTACAACGCTTGGTCTGACAACCGGGTCTTCTTTCAAGTCCTGGGTCTGAACAAGCCGCAGCTTCGCGTTCTAGAGATCGGGGCTGGCACAGGAAGTCTAACGGCAGTTGTATTGGAGGCTTTGCATTCCGCTACAGGGGAGCGGTTGTATGGGGAGTATACTATCACAGATATCTCGGCGGGGTTTATCAACCAGACGAAGGAGCGGTTCAGCCAGTACCAGAACCTGAAGTTCTCGGTTTGTGATATCGCGGTTGACCCGCTGGAACAGGGGTTTGAAGCTGGGTCGTACGACCTGATCCTGGCTTCGAAC GTCTTACATGCCACGCCGAATGTGACTCAGACGTTGAAGAACTGCCGGATGCTGCTAAAGCCAGACGGACAGATATATCTGCAGGAGGTATGTTCAGAGGCCAAATTCCCTGATCTCATTTTCGGGCTCTTCGAGGGATGGTGGGTTGGTCGTGAAGACGGCCGCGTTGATCGTCCGGTGCTCTCTGAGGATGAGTGGGATACAAGGCTGCGACACAGTGGCTTCCAGGGTATCCAGTTCGCTATCCGCGACAATAACCACCCGGATCTTTTTACTATCAGTAATATCGTGGCTCGCGCTGGGTTTGACCCGGCCGAAGAGCACACTGAAACCAGGGTAACCCTTCTGAAGCCAAGCACTGAGTTGGGCCAGTTCGGGCAAGTCGTCAAAAGCATCCTCGAGGGTGCTGGATACAGCATAGATGAGTTCGAGTGGGGATCCAAGCTTCCAGAACAGCAGGACATCATCTCACTTATGGACGTTGACGACACTCGCCCTGCCCTGCTGGCAGACATCAACTCGATAGACCTAGCGAGATTCGTGGAGACGGTAGAGGATTTCTCTGGACAGGCACTTCTCTGGCTGATGCGGTCTGCCCAGACGGAATGCTTCGACCCACACCAGGGCAAGATGCTGGGAATGGCACGATGCATTCGGGCCGAGATGGCCATTGACTTTGTCACGGTTGAATTGGACAGACTTGATCAGGAGACAGGCCACGCTGTGGCGAGCATTCTCAAGACCGTCCGTCAAGCACAGCAGACCGTATCAGACACAGACGACAGCCTTGACATCGAGTCCGAATACGTTGtccgccagagccagatcctCGTCAGCCGGATGCATAACCTCTCCGTCGAGAAGGCGCTGGCCGCCACTTGTGCCCCGTTTGACGCCAAACACCTTACTCTCGGCCAGCCCGGTATGCTCCAGACCATGTCCTGGGCAGGCCACAGGCTGGCCCCGCTGGCACCTGGAGACGTCCAAGTGAGGATCCTCTATGCGGGTCTGAACTTCCACGATGTCGCAGAGGCGATGGGGATCATGGATCCAGACGGGCACTCGGATAGCGACGGATACCACGGCCTCGGCGCAGAAGGCACCGCAATTGTCACTGCCGTCGGCGATGATGTGAAGCACGTTTCTGTCGGCGACCGCGTGGTATTCATGGAGATCCCCACTGGTGCCTTCGCGACGGAGCTACAGATGCCAGCGGACCTAGTTATCCGGGCCCCTGGGAACGtcagcgatgaggatgccgCCGGTTTGACCGTCCCGTACCTGACTGTGCTATGGGGCTTCATGGAGAAGGCCCATTTGAGACGCGGTCAGACGGTGCTGATTCACAGCGCAGCCGGGGGTGTCGGTATTGCCGCCATCCACGTCGCACGGTGGCTGCAGGCGGACATCTACTGCACGGTTGGTTCGCCAGAGAAGGTCGACTTCCTGACCAAGGAGCTCGGCGTGCCCAGAGACCGCATCTTCCACTCGCGGGACGACAGCTGCATAGCAGAACTGATGCGCGCAACTAACGGAGCTGGCGTTGACGTTGTGCTGAACTCGCTCTCCGGGGAAATGCTCCATGCGTCCTGGAAGTGCGTTGCTCGCGAGGGCTGCATGCTCGACCTTGGAAAGCGAGATTTCCTTGGTCGTGGCCGGTTGGCAATGCGGCCCTTCGCTGACAACAGGTCGTTCGTTGGGATCGATCTGGCGGCTCTCTCGGTGCACAGCAAGCACAAGGTGGCTCCGTTGCTACAACTCATGGTCCAGCTTCTGCGCGATGAACAGATCTTCCCCTTGCACCCTACCACCGTATTCAAGGCCGGGAGGATCCAGGACGCATTCCGATACATGCAGAAGGGAGTCCACCGGGGCCGCATTGCCATTAAGATGCCTGGCAACCATGAAGCGCTCCCGCTCAGTCCGACAACGCCAAAGCCAACTTTCAAGCCGGACGCGGTGTATCTGCTATCTGGTGGCCTCGGGGGACTGGGTCGATCGGTTCTCTCCTGGATGGTGAGCCATGGTGCTCGCCATCTTGCCGTGCTATCTCCCACAGCAGGGACACGAGATGAGCATATGCAATTCATCGAGGAGTTGCGCGAACGAGGGTGCGAGTTACGCTGCTTTGCTGGGGACGTCTCCAATATTGGCTGCGTGCGCGGAGTGGTCCACGctctgcagactgcaggccGTCAAATCCGGGGCGTTCTACAGCTGGCAATGGTGCTACGAGATACCGGCTTCGTCAACTTGGACCATGCCAGCTGGACGACAGTGGCCAACCCCAAGGTGCAAGGCACGCTGAATCTGCATCATGTACTCCCTAACGATATGGACTTCTTTCTCATGTTCGGCACAACCAGCGGGACTCTGGGCGCATACGGACAATCCAACTACGCCGCGGCCAATTCTTTCCTAGACTCCTTTACACACTTCCGTCATGGCCTTGGGCTCCCCGCTGCCGTGCTGGACATTGCTGCCGTCGGCGACGTGGGCTACGTTGCCTCGACCAAGGACGTGGCCGAGCGCCTCGAGCGAACGCTCAGCCGGTTCATGAGCGAAGCGGACTTCCTGTACGGTCTGCAGCTTACCCTTGAACGCTCAGCAGATAAGTACACgtcgcctccgccgccaacgCCCACAACGGCATACCAGGACTCCGCCCAAATCATCCTCTACAACGAACTCACTCGGCCCCTGTCCGATCCCCAGAACACCATGTCCTGGCGCCGCGACCCGCGTCTCTCCATATTCCGCAACAACCAGGACTTCACCGCTGAGGCCGCCACGAGTGGCAGCGAAAGTCTCCGCAGCTTTCTCGCCTCGTTGCCCAGCGAGCCAGAGAAGCTGAATGACCCAGCGACAGTGACGTTTCTCGCGCAGGAGATCGCCAGGCGGGTTTTCTCGTTTCTCATGAAGGAGGACGTGGCGATTGATACTTCGCAGACACTCATGTCCATGGGCGCGGACTCGCTCGTCGCTATCGAGACTCGAAACTGGTGGAAACACGCGTTGGCAGTTGATATTACAGTGTTGGAATTGACTAATGGGGGCCACACGATGGTGTTCTTGGGCGAGTTGGCTGTTGAGAGGCTGAAGGGGAAATTCCTGCACTCTGCCAGCTAG
- a CDS encoding alpha/beta hydrolase (CAZy:CE10;~COG:S;~EggNog:ENOG410PXIX;~InterPro:IPR029058,IPR013094;~MEROPS:MER0036030;~PFAM:PF07859;~SMCOG1066:alpha/beta hydrolase domain-containing protein;~antiSMASH:Cluster_3.12;~go_function: GO:0016787 - hydrolase activity [Evidence IEA]), with protein MFRGGATQIYIAENTRTHNVQARLLECSPLLDKIMTSSRSKFAAFEKKDIVYTTVAQHQIQASVLTPRRAADDISPKRAPTTAPVLVYWHGGGFIVGDRLYEPWWPVWLLEFALAKGAMIIAPDYRLLPEATGADIMDDMHAFWNWFLHSLPGIAASDCWDHWPDVHRVISAGHSAGGSLALHSAMQRPDVPVRAVLSLYGPLYYDVPELRTARPRPILGVMPPPPRQAEGIIRTYVQRTKGTVRTAGDVLEMWGLVACILQQGRLPRMMMARPDPRLDALAVIERRKWCPPIWVVHGESDSVVPASCSIEFVRRVEQIVPGVQKRLSVLPGEHNFDASLAMEEPWITDGCTFLENHWNE; from the exons ATGTTTCGTGGTGGCGCCAcgcaaatatatatagcgGAAAACACCAGAACACACAATGTACAAGCGAGACTACTTGAATGCAGTCCCTTACTCGACAAAATAATGACATCCTCACGCAGTAAATTCGCTGCGttcgaaaagaaagacataGTCTACACCACAGTCGCGCAGCACCAAATCCAGGCCTCGGTCTTGACGCCCCGACGCGCAGCCGATGATATCAGCCCTAAACGGGCCCCTACCACCGCCCCCGTCCTGGTCTACTGGCACGGAGGTGGATTCATTGTTGGGGACCGCCTATACGAACCATGGTGGCCAGTCTGGCTACTCGAGTTTGCTCTAGCTAAAGGCGCCATGATCATCGCCCCGGATTATCGTCTCCTGCCTGAGGCGACGGGCGCAGACATCATGGACGACATGCACGCCTTCTGGAACTGGTTTCTACACTCCCTACCTGGTATTGCCGCATCAGACTGTTGGGACCACTGGCCTGACGTCCACCGCGTCATCTCTGCTGGGCACAGCGCAGGGGGGAGCCTCGCGTTGCATTCCGCGATGCAGCGTCCGGACGTCCCTGTCAGAGCAGTCCTATCTCTATACGGTCCATTGTACTACGATGTGCCCGAGTTGCGGACAGCGCGGCCAAGGCCAATTCTAGGGGttatgccgccgccgccgcgtCAAGCGGAGGGGATCATCCGGACGTATGTTCAGCGGACGAAGGGTACGGTGCGGACTGCCGGGGATGTCCTGGAGATGTGGGGGCTTGTCGCTTGTATTCTGCAGCAGGGCCGATTGCcgcggatgatgatggcaagGCCTGACCCAAGACTTGATGCCCTGGCGGTTATtgagaggaggaaatggtgTCCGCCGATTTGGGTGGTTCATGGGGAGAGTGATTCAGTG GTTCCTGCTAGTTGTTCAATCGAATTTGTCCGACGCGTAGAGCAGATCGTGCCGGGGGTGCAGAAGAGACTGTCGGTGCTGCCTGGGGAGCATAATTTTGATGCGTCGCTGGCTATGGAGGAGCCTTGGATAACGGACGGGTGCACCTTTCTTGAGAATCACTGGAACGAATAG